AATGGCAGCGACTTGATGCGGGATAATTTGTTTAATAAAATTTTCAGAGATACTACATGTAATGGTCACATAGGTCATACCCTGTATCATTTTATCGAGGATTCGTTGATATTCCTCTAAATATGCCTTTGTAACATTACTGAGTTCAATTGATTTAGCCATTAGACACACTCCTTTCAGAGTAATGTATGCCTGAAAGGTTGATGTGTGGTAGACAAATGTACCAATGAATAATCATTAGTTCCCTTAAGTGCTTTTATTATTTTAGCGTGCCAGGAGTATAGTATGGCTCACCAAATGTTTTTGCTACACCCTATGCATTACGCGCAAACCTATTTTGTATTTTTATATGTATCCAAGCACTTTTGACAAATACATTTGCGTAATTCCTGTGGCACTGCTTGAAAGATTTCTTCAGGAAAATACACTGTCATGCACCAACAGTCTTTTTGCCCATTGGCTATACCGCAGTGATTTCCTTTTCCACATAATGGACAATTATTTTCTTCAACGGTCATTGGGCTAATCACCTCCTTAATTACTCTACATAATAACAAAAGAGGAGTACATACATACCCCTCCTAAATTTACTTATTGATTTTTCCCCTGAATCTGTTGCTTTACCTCTGTAACGTCTGTATCACTATACATCTCCGTACCGTGCCCACCATTCTGTGCCAAAAGCTTTTTTACCTCATTGTAAGATAAGCCTGCCTCTGCATTTTTTCTTTTGACATCATTAATATCGGTACCAGCAACAGTATACTTGGCATCATTTTGATTATTCATGGCTTCTATGACCTCCTATAATTCATCTGGCTGCAATTCAATTAGTTCGTCACCTTCACGTTCCACTCTTTTATTTAGTTCTTCAATCGGTATAGCATCTACTGTTTGCATATCTTCGTGCAAATCAAAAATGCTAATCCTATCTGAATCAACCATATCAGGCTTATCCTTACTTGCTAAATTCATAAACATCTTTTTTTCATGTGGTATATTGTCTTTATCCATTATTCTCACTCCTTTAACACTAATGTGTGTAGTGGTGAGTATTTTATGTGTTTTTCATTTTTATACTTTTATCAACACGATGATATTCAGAAATTTGTATAACTCTCACATGCTTTGTATGCAGTTCATGATATATTCCCCTACTATCTGTAAAGGATATATATTGATCTCGTTCACTCCGAACCAACGCTTCTGCCTTTTCCTGAGACTCAATATGAATAAATCTTCTTACATAATGCACTTCATCAAAGAAATATGTTATTTTATACTCTTTCATTTGGCTATAGCTCCTTGACTACTGAATTTACTGCTTATCATGTCCCATTATGTAATTCTTTATCGGATTTTTTCATACCGTTAGCATATCTTATAGAAAAACATGAGGAGGTGATGGCATTGGTCCATACAGTGAAAACGGGAGAAACATTGCCTCAAATAGCCAGAGATTATCGTACATCCCTTTCATCTATCATTGCAGCCAATCCAGGAATCAATCCAAATGCACTTTATATAGGACAACAAATAATCATACCTGGAATTCCTAGTGCCAATACAATTCCCTATAAAATTGAAATATCCACAGATAATCGCTGGCTTCGATTATATAAAAATGATGTTCTGCAAAAACAGTATCCGATTGCGGTTGGTAGAATGCTACATGTTACACCGGTCGGTAATTTTATTATCATAAATAAAGCTCCAAACCCTGGTGGTCCCTTCGGCACAATGTGGATGAGTCTTTCGAAGGAGCATTACGGCATTCATGGAACTAATGATCCTAGCTCTATCGGGCATGCCGTATCACGTGGCTGTATTCGCATGCATAATCAGGATGTTGAGGAGCTAGCGAGCATTGTTCCAATCGGTACGAGTGTATTTATTCATCCTTAAAAATTTAAAAAGGCTATCTCTTCTTTCCATAGTCAGATAGCCTCTTGCCTTAGTTATTCTACTTCTCTAGATTGAGCTAGCTTCGATAAATAGTATTGCTCCTCTCTCAGCATATGATCCGCCATAAGTGCTGTAAACGTTCCTAATACTTCTGCACTTAATTCCATTTCCTCTAACTCACGTAAAAAAGTTTTAAATAAAGTCATTTCTAGCTCTACTTCTTTATTAAAGCGGTTTAATGCGGGAAATGTTTCTATATTAGAACGTAAATAACCAGTAAGCTCTACTGCTTTTAAATAAAATTGATCAAAATGCTGTGTAAATTCGTGGCTTTTTTGCTTCAGCCTTTGTTCCACCCCATCCAAATCATCATGAATGGCTCCTGCATGTCCTGATGCATCTAAAAGCCAGAGTAAATGATGATGCAGTTCATGAAAAATAGGTGGAACTTCTCCTTTCTTAAGATAGCTTAGTACAATTTGATATTCCTCTAATTCATTGACCATATGATTAATAAAGGTTGGTGGTAGATGAATATTAATATTTCCTACTAATTGCTTTCTGAGGATATGAAATTTAAATTGCTTTAGTTGCTCTACTGCTTCATCAACAGTTACTGAAAAGGATACCGCATTATTGGCATCTATTGAATTCACATAAGCAAGCAGTTGTGTAAATTGTTGGATAAATGAACTCGCCTTTTTAATTTCCTCTGTTTCTGATGGATATAATGAATCATGAATGAATTGAGAATGATCTTTCAGTATTCTCAGCCAAAATCGATGCTCAAATACTGCATGCTGTAAGTAATTCGACAACATTACATCTCCTTTATTCTGTTCGTTGCTCTATTCTATTCTTCTTAAAAATCTAATATTAATGATTGGATGAAAGTTAATCCCTCTAATTGTCTTTTCGTATAGGATGAAACGCTTATAGCTATACTACATAATGCTGAAGCAACAAAAAGAATTGGAGGGATACGCTTGTCCACAAAAAACAATTTATTATCTATTTTTGCTTTAGGTGGCATTAATGAGATTGGCAAAAATATGTATGTAGTACAGTATGGAAACGATATGCTAATCATTGACTGTGGTGCAAAGTTTCCAGATGAAAGCTTGCTGGGAATTGATTTAATCATCCCTGATATTACGTATTTACAGGAAAATAAAGAAAAAATTAAAGCATTAATTGTGACACATGGGCATGAGGATCATATTGGTGGAATCCCCTACCTTTTAAAAAAGTTGAATGTTCCTATTTATGCCACACGATTTACGCTTGGATTAATCGAATTAAAACTAAAAGAGCATAAGCTTTTACGAGAAACCGATTTAGTAGAAATTCATTCTGATTCATCATTAAACTTTGGACAAGTGGATGTTAGTTTCTTCCGAACAAATCATAGTATACCTGATTGTCTAGGAATCGTTTTCCATACTCCTGAAGGAAATGTAGTACACACTGGTGATTTTAAATTTGATTTAACACCTGTTAATCATCAGTTTGCAGATATTCATAAGATGGCTGAAATCGGCACAAATGGTGTATTAGCCCTTATCTCTGAAAGTACCAATGCCGAAAGACCCGGGTTAACACCATCAGAAATGCTTGTCGGGGATCATATTGAAGAAGCATTTTTACATGCCCAGCGTAAAATTATTATTTCTACATTTGCCTCAAATGTGAATCGTATTCAACAAATTGTCAATGCTACTATCGCTACGAATAGAAAGCTTGCATTGTTAGGTCGCAGTATGGTGAATGTGGTAGATGTAGCTCTTGAACGAGGATATTTAAATATGCCAGAGGATATGTTAATTGACGCACGTGAAGTAAAATATCTCCCACCTGAGGAAGTAGTCGTTCTATGTACAGGTAGTCAAGGGGAGCCATTAGCAGCTCTATCACGGCTAGCAAGTGGTAGTCATCGTGAGGTAAAAATCTTACCTGATGACACCGTTATTTTAGCTTCATCCCCTATTCCAGGAAATGAAAAGGGTGTTTCACGCATTGTCGATAATTTATTTCAGCTTGGGGCAAAGGTTATTTATGGCTCCTCTAGCCACACAGGTATGCATGTTTCAGGACATGGCTATCAGGAGGATTTAAAACTAATGCTCACTTTAATGAAGCCTAAATTTTTCATTCCCATTCATGGAGAGTTCCGAATGTTACACCAGCATCGCTTGCTAGCAGAATCTGTTGGTGTCAAAAGAGGACATACCTTTATTATGAAGAATGGGGATGTTGTTGATATTGAAAATGCAAAGGCTAGACAAACCCGAAAAATTCCGTCCGGAGACACATATGTAGATGGCATTGGTATCGGTGAGGTAGAAGGTATTGTCCTACGTGATCGTAAACAGCTTTCTGAGGATGGAATGCTAGTCATCGTTTTAACACTTAGTAAGGCTGATGGAACATTTATTTCAGAGCCAGATACAATTTCACGAGGTTTTGTTTATGCAAAAGATTTTGAGGAGCTTTTAACAAAAGTTAATTTTCTTGTGAAAGAAACAGTCAATGAGCTACAAGAGGAAGGTAGACAGCAAATTCATGTCTTAAAGAGAGAAATTAAACGCGCTGTGGGTCAATATCTTTTTACACAAACAAAAAGAAAACCAATGATACTGCCAATTATTATTGATATATAAAAGTCGGTGCGAGGGTTCAACTTCTCTCGCTCGCACCACTTATTTACGCTACTGAATGCTGAATGTTTTAAAAAAGTCTGTTCCCTGTATGTCCTTGACTAATTCGCCCTTAAAAATTCTATATAGCAAAAGATTGTAAAGGTGCTGAACCTGATTAAACCCATGACATACATTTTTGGCGTGCCCTTCTATCGGTACAGAGAAATGGTGGAAATACTGTGGTAACCCATCTATTTGGGTCAATAAAAAATCTTTATTGTTTATTAAATGCTGCACTTTATTTAAAATTTGTACCATACTATATTGAATCTCAATAGTTGGAATTTTAAGGGAAATATGATGTAGATGGTACCATTCTTTATTAACACGATACCAGTTCAAAAAATGGTATAAATAATCGCTTAAAATAATCGATTCATCTGGAATAATCGCTACGAGATCCTTGGCAATCCATACTTCTTCTTCACACTGATACACTTGCTTATTGGTAGCATTTAAGTTAGTTTTCGTAAGTATGATAGTTTTCGCGGGGACTGTTGTACACTTAAAATATTTTTCATATGTACGATCAATTTTCGGTAATTCAGCAATTTTACCATTTGGTATTAGCTGCTTTAAGTATTTTGCTGAAATGAAGGGAGATCCTCTTTTTGAGAAATATTTTTTCTTCGGTACTATTTCACCAGTCTCTATTATAGCTACCTCATCTAATCGATAACATTTAACCATGCTTGAATCCTCCAATCTAACATACATGGAAACTCATTTTTCACCTGCACTTGCCATAATAAAAGCTTCCTTTTATTAATTGTACCATTTTAATGCAACATAATCTCTATTATACCAACATAATAGTATATGCATTTTTAAGGTTTTTCACTAGCTTTTTACATAGAGGTGATTCATATGTCAGACTTTTTAAAGCTAGTAGGTGAACAACTCCGTATTATCAGAGTATCCAAGGGACTTAGTCAGGAAGAAGTGGCAGAAAGAACGGGAAAATTAGGTTTTAGCAAAGGTAGAGTTTCAAATATTGAACATGGGCAATCAAATATTACTTTGAGTACTCTAGAAACACTAATGAAAGCGTTAGATATTGCCCCTGAGGAGCTTTTTAATTTCCAAAAATTATCTGGCGTTACTGATATTGAAGAAAAGAACCTCATGCTTGATATCCATCGTTCATTATTAAGGGAGC
This genomic stretch from Lysinibacillus pakistanensis harbors:
- a CDS encoding ribonuclease J, with translation MSTKNNLLSIFALGGINEIGKNMYVVQYGNDMLIIDCGAKFPDESLLGIDLIIPDITYLQENKEKIKALIVTHGHEDHIGGIPYLLKKLNVPIYATRFTLGLIELKLKEHKLLRETDLVEIHSDSSLNFGQVDVSFFRTNHSIPDCLGIVFHTPEGNVVHTGDFKFDLTPVNHQFADIHKMAEIGTNGVLALISESTNAERPGLTPSEMLVGDHIEEAFLHAQRKIIISTFASNVNRIQQIVNATIATNRKLALLGRSMVNVVDVALERGYLNMPEDMLIDAREVKYLPPEEVVVLCTGSQGEPLAALSRLASGSHREVKILPDDTVILASSPIPGNEKGVSRIVDNLFQLGAKVIYGSSSHTGMHVSGHGYQEDLKLMLTLMKPKFFIPIHGEFRMLHQHRLLAESVGVKRGHTFIMKNGDVVDIENAKARQTRKIPSGDTYVDGIGIGEVEGIVLRDRKQLSEDGMLVIVLTLSKADGTFISEPDTISRGFVYAKDFEELLTKVNFLVKETVNELQEEGRQQIHVLKREIKRAVGQYLFTQTKRKPMILPIIIDI
- a CDS encoding helix-turn-helix domain-containing protein, giving the protein MSDFLKLVGEQLRIIRVSKGLSQEEVAERTGKLGFSKGRVSNIEHGQSNITLSTLETLMKALDIAPEELFNFQKLSGVTDIEEKNLMLDIHRSLLRERNLDEVKYVVRITKDFLDTIDLQSKKNSSNGQ
- a CDS encoding gamma-type small acid-soluble spore protein, with protein sequence MNNQNDAKYTVAGTDINDVKRKNAEAGLSYNEVKKLLAQNGGHGTEMYSDTDVTEVKQQIQGKNQ
- a CDS encoding DUF2935 domain-containing protein, with the translated sequence MLSNYLQHAVFEHRFWLRILKDHSQFIHDSLYPSETEEIKKASSFIQQFTQLLAYVNSIDANNAVSFSVTVDEAVEQLKQFKFHILRKQLVGNINIHLPPTFINHMVNELEEYQIVLSYLKKGEVPPIFHELHHHLLWLLDASGHAGAIHDDLDGVEQRLKQKSHEFTQHFDQFYLKAVELTGYLRSNIETFPALNRFNKEVELEMTLFKTFLRELEEMELSAEVLGTFTALMADHMLREEQYYLSKLAQSREVE
- a CDS encoding restriction endonuclease subunit S, whose protein sequence is MVKCYRLDEVAIIETGEIVPKKKYFSKRGSPFISAKYLKQLIPNGKIAELPKIDRTYEKYFKCTTVPAKTIILTKTNLNATNKQVYQCEEEVWIAKDLVAIIPDESIILSDYLYHFLNWYRVNKEWYHLHHISLKIPTIEIQYSMVQILNKVQHLINNKDFLLTQIDGLPQYFHHFSVPIEGHAKNVCHGFNQVQHLYNLLLYRIFKGELVKDIQGTDFFKTFSIQ
- a CDS encoding cysteine-rich CWC family protein, coding for MTVEENNCPLCGKGNHCGIANGQKDCWCMTVYFPEEIFQAVPQELRKCICQKCLDTYKNTK
- a CDS encoding L,D-transpeptidase family protein, with amino-acid sequence MVHTVKTGETLPQIARDYRTSLSSIIAANPGINPNALYIGQQIIIPGIPSANTIPYKIEISTDNRWLRLYKNDVLQKQYPIAVGRMLHVTPVGNFIIINKAPNPGGPFGTMWMSLSKEHYGIHGTNDPSSIGHAVSRGCIRMHNQDVEELASIVPIGTSVFIHP